gcaaaataccaatagcatttttcacagaagtataacaaataatcctaaaatttgtatggaaacacaaaagattacAGATagtcaaaaaaatcttgaaaaagaacaaacctggaggtatcatgcttcttgatttcaaactacactgtaaagctatagtaatcaaaatagtgtagtactggcacaaaaacaggcacatagatcaatggaacagaacagagagcccagaaataaaccaatgcttatgtggtcaattaatcaCTGACAAATGaggtaagaaaataaagtgagaaaaagcctcttcaataatggtgttgggaaaactgggcagcttcatgcaaaagaatgaaattagatcactttCTTATActgtatacaaatataaactcaaaatgaataacagatttaaatgtaagaccagaaaccataaaactcctagaagaaaacataggcagtaaaccctttgacattggtcttagcagtatatttttggatctgtctccttaggcaagaacaacaaaattaaaaataaacaaatgggactatatcaaactaaaaagcttttgcacagtgatggaagccataaacaaaacattaaggcaacctactgaatgggaaaagatatttgcaaatgatatatctggtaaggggttaatatccaaaatgtacaaataacTCATTCAACTCAATGCAAAAAAACAAGcagtctgattaaaaaatggatagaggacctgaatagatatttttccaaagaagagacacagatagccaacagaccacatgaaaagatgctcagtaacACTGGttatcaggaaatgcaaatcaaaaccacaatgagatatcacctcacacctgttagaatggctactataaaaaaaagatagtaaatataataagtgttggcaaggttgttgagaaaagggaaaccttatacacttggtggaaatgtaaattgcatccactatggaaaatggtatggaggttccttaaaaaattaaaaatacatttattatatgatccagcaatttcactcctgggtatctatctaaagaaaatgagagCACTAATTTGAGGAGGTATATGCACCCCTGTTTTTATTGCAGCATAactttacaataaccaagatatggaagcaacctaagtgcccactgacagacaaaagtataaagaagaggtgatacatgcacacacacacacacacacacacgcagaatATTagtcatgaaaaaaatgaaatattgccatttgcaacaacataaatgggcatagagggtattatgttaagtgaaataagtcaggccaagaaaaacaaatactttactatttcacttatatatggaatctaaaaaacaaaacaagtaaacaaacaaaacagaaacagattcatagttacagaaaacaaaacttggtggttgccaaggggaatgGGGGTAGGGGAATGGACAAAATGGGTGAAGTGGATTAAGAAGTATAAACTTCCAGTCAtacaataaataagtcatgggagtgttatgtacagcatagggaatacagtcaacaatattgtaataactttatatgaTGACAGATGGTTGTTAAACTTATTGTGgagattatttcataatgtatacaaatgttgaaCCACtgcgttgtacacctgaaaccgaTATTACATGTCAagtgtatttcaattaaaaaaaaatttaacaaccaAGTGAAAGGCTAGAGAAATGAGTCAGCAGTCTATTTCAGTATTCTCTCCTGCATTCCCTCCATCTCATCTCATTTTTACTTTCATCCTAAAGGCCTTGCATCTCCCCGCACTTCCCTGAATGAGACAGTGGTTAAAGATTCACTCACAAGACCTTGTGGAATTGAGAGGAAATTTAAGTGACTCAACCAAGAATACAGAGCTAATAAGTGAGAGACCCAGGGCTTGAAATCAGTCTACTGACTTCAAGTCTTGTTCCTCATGTTGCAGCTGCAGTGGGTGACTGGTACAAATGGGCTCCAAATCAAAGTTCACCATGGGGTCCCagcattcacaaaaagagaactCTCCTCCAAAGGGAAGTAGATTTGGCTAAGCAAATAGGATTTGCTCAATAGGGGtgggaaaataaagagataaagaatatttatttttcttggagatGGAATTGAGTTTCTTACCAAACTTAAAGCTTGAGCTGTTGGAGGTTTTCTAACAAGCAAGAGAGCTATGGGCCACAGTAGAGACTTCAAATCTCTCTACTACATAGTCTCACTCTTTACTGCTAGTAGGGTGTGATACATGATTAAGGAGAAGTGAACTGAGTGACTGCCCAAGAACCTGAATTTGTCTTCCTGTATTTCTGATTCAAAAGCATTAATTAGAACTAAAGTTTTCTTCTGTGCTCTCATTacctgtttaaaattttcatttagcaGTCATCAGTCTgccaaatatattatattttgtatattattatatattacagtatgaattgtatatattacatatattatatttagCATAATTCACTATTGTACTCCCAGCACTTAGCACTGGACCTAACCTATTTAAGTAAGGGCCAGGTTTGCTTGTGAAGTTCCACATGCTTTTCTCTGATTTGATTTAATACTGGAGAAAGTGGATACTCATGTTCCCTAAAATCTTAACTGGTTCTATGTGAATAAGACTCTACAGCTTGAACTGCTGCTGGAAATGCTCTTCCTTTGGGGGTCTGCATTGGCTAGAATGAGGATCCCAGGTGGCTATTTCATAGAGGATTCTTCTCTTTTGAAAAAGGTTCAGGGATGAGGTTTTGCTTTATTTGGGAAGTTTGAGGCCCTGGGGAATTTGAATTTTGCTTAGCTTGATTTCTCTGGTACATTACTATCCATACAGTGAATTGCCCTTGGGTGGTGATATACTCTGGGTAAACAGAAAATGCCAGTTAAGTGGTGCAAGTTCAATTCTGCCTTCATCCCTTTTCTGTCTTAGCCTTATTATCTGTAGATTTGAGAGCCTtatccctgcctccttcctaGGATTGTTCTGAGGACCTAGTGAGATAATGTCTGGGAAAGCGTTTTGTGTCAAGGACCACATTATGGAAGAGTTGCTTGCCATAAAATGATCCCAAGCTTGAGTAGTGACCAAAATAATCCTGGGGAACAGGGAGGATTCCTCTCGGGTTGTTTAATCGGGCCAAATATTCAGTGAGAGGCTGGAACTGTTTAGTAGGTCAGAAAGAGTTCTGTGGCCAGGACCTTGATGGGGTGTGACAAGGGCTATTGAAAACATCTGATTCTATGGTGTGTGACTGTGAAGCTATTCCATTCAAACAAGTTTTCTGGAAAACCTGGGTAATAAATGTTCTAGAAGTCCATGGTGATAAGTTACTCTGCATGATGCCGTCCACAGCCACATAGCCCTCAGCCTTAGGAGATGGCCCCATACATAGATCAAGACAGCCTTATTGCCCAggtaacaaacatttatttcactgAACCTCAGCATGCAGGGCCCTTTCTTAGCTTGGTGAGATTAACTTTATATAGATCACAAAAAAATATCCCAAGGCTTATGTCTTTGTCATAAATATTAAGCACACTTTGTCCATTTCTCTATCACAGTGTATTATGGTGAGTTCTGCATAAGCCCGTCTCCCCTGCTAGACTGGGAGCTCCTTTGTTCAAGGATTAGTGcagaattattttgatattttccatGTCTAGCCcagtatctggcatatagtaaagaTTCCACGTATGTTTATTGAATGACTGTCAAACACTTTGCCTGCAATACTTTGCTTTTaattattcagttattttatttgcCAGTTAACaacttctcttaatttctttcagccaCCTTATATTCTTAGGGAACTTTAGGTATAGTTTGATTTTTACCATTGCCTCTATTGACCCTGAGAGAGGGCCTGGTAGTTCTTTTATGGTCTGGAGAGCAGATACATGTGCTATTTGGGTCTCTGTATCTTCTTTTGAAGGCTTTTCTGAGTTTTGAGCCCACCCTTTAATTCTAGTGGAAGTTGTGTCCTGGAGCTATCATGACCCCAAGTCTGAGGTCTAGCCTAGTCACTGACTTGACAGCTAGTTCCTTGTTCTTGTTCACTGGGTACTCATTTGGATcccaaaccccaaatctacatgAAACTCCTTGATCAGCCTCTGCTCCCCTGCTCTCTGTGATTGCCTGATTCAGCTTCATCATAAGTGCATAATTATTTCTGTGTATGACCTCTAAATACTCTAGTCTCCTTCTCTTTGCCCCCATGATTTTCTCGGCTTAGAGTCTATAGATTCATACAACTTCTTAGATGTCTCAGTGGATCTAGGTAAGGACAATAAGGATGCCAAAAATTCACATAGACGCCTCATAAACTGAATCCGAGTTTTCCTGAGTCTTAGATGATTCCCATTGTTTAAAAGTTAAAGCCAAATTCCTTAGTTCAGCAAACAAGGCCTTTACAATCTGACTCCAACCAACCTTCTGGTCTTATCtcccttcatttcctttcttgtacCCTGGAGTCAGTATGCCGAGTCACATTCCATTTCCTGAACatttctcttaactttcatacgtgtgaaatattatttcttcGCTTTGGAATTCTTCTCCTTCAACAATTTGCCCATCAGAGAGTCTCCTGTAAGTGTTTTAAAACCAGTCCAGATTACAGATCACCTCCTCTCTGAAGACTTCCCTGGCATCTCCAACagagtttctctttctttctctccctccctccctcccattccccTTCAATCTTTTGTATGTATCACTTGACATAAAGAATTGAAACTATATCTTTAAATGTCTGTCTTTGCCACTAGAGTTGAGTTTTTTGAAGCCAGGCACTAggtttttttccatctttccttccccaGGATCTAGCCCACAACCTGGTTCATTCCTATTACCCATTACATGCTTTCTGAATTAACAGCAGCTGAACTGACCCAGGAGGATCTTCGAATGTGCCCTCAAATGGCTGTTAATATGGCTGACAAGATTTGGAATTGCTAGGATCTCTAATTAAACTGTCTATGGTCACCATCTTTAATAAACAGTTTTGCTAGAAACTGGGATAAATTAAAGCAGCTGGGAGAGGAAATCTGTTTCCCTTGGGCTATCTCATTCTGAGGCCACTTTTCCTGTCCACACAGTGATTTATGACTTGATATGTCATGTACAAGCAGATTGCAACAGAGACTCCAAGTTGAGCAATTCTCATGCTCTTAAGTAGGAAGGAAGGGACGGTAGGAAGAATGTATGTCCTGGATTCTGTTTTTTCTAAGGGACTCCCTGTTGTCTTCATTAAGTGGAGAGCCACAAGAAAACCAAAAGGCCAATGAAAAATCCTTGGTCCACATTACTCCTCGACCTCTTCTTCAGGCATATCCTGTCCTTGTTTGTCTAATTATCCACAAAAACAGTGCCAGCACTTTGTCCAGGGGCTATATTTAAGGCGTTCAGACTCCCAGTTAGATGCTGTTctgttcctctcttctcctcctccttatgGGCCAGGTCTCTGGGAGCCAAGGACATGGGGCTCTTCTCCTCATAGTTCTGCTTAGAATGGATGCTAAGAGCCTCAGAAGAACAATTCCCAAATTGTTAGGAAAGCTTCCTTCCAATGGCCCAGAGCAGAGCATCCTTGACCTCTTTGTTCCTTGGGGTGTACACCACAGGGTTCAGTAGGGAGGTGATCACAGTGTAGGTCACTGAGATTAGCTGATCCTGATCCTTGGTGTTCTCTGACTTGGGCTTGGGGTAGGCAATGGAGGCACAGCCATAGTGCACAATGACCACAGTTAGGTGGGAGGCGCAGGTAGCAAAGGCCTTCTTCCTGCCCTCGGCTGAGGCGATCTTGAGGATTGTAGAGATAACGAGGATTTAAGAGATGAAGAGCAGACCCATAGGCACAACGAGCACCAAAACACTGATGATCAAAGTCAGAATCTCATTGGCAGTCATGTCAATGCAGGATAGCTTCATCACAGGTCGGATGTCACAGAAGTGGGCCACCTTTGTTGCACAGAAAAGTAACCTGAATACAGGTGTCACCTGTGTCATAGCTACAATCAGCCCAATGCTGCAGGCCCTCCACACCAGCTGGTTGCACACCCTCTTGTTCATAATGACTGTGTATCTCAGGGGGTTGCAGATGGCCACATATCAGTCATATCCCATTGCTGTGAGCAGGAAGCAGTTAGTGATCCCAAAGGTTACAAAAAAGAACATCTGTGTGGCACAACCGCTAGTGAGATAGACCGGCTTATATCCACGAGGCTGGATAGCATCCTTGGGGGAATGACCACTGTATATGTAGTCTCTGAAGTGGACAGCATGCTGAGGAAGAAGTACATGGGGGTGTGGAGATGATGATCAATACGGATAATGGTCACAATGATTATATTACCTGCTAGGGTTA
This genomic interval from Physeter macrocephalus isolate SW-GA chromosome 4, ASM283717v5, whole genome shotgun sequence contains the following:
- the LOC102995981 gene encoding LOW QUALITY PROTEIN: olfactory receptor 10J1-like (The sequence of the model RefSeq protein was modified relative to this genomic sequence to represent the inferred CDS: inserted 1 base in 1 codon; substituted 2 bases at 2 genomic stop codons), which produces MKRENHTLTTEFVLQGFSSFHEHQLTLFVVFLTLYILTLAGNIIIVTIIRIDHHLHTPMYFFLSMLSTSETTYTVVIPPRMLSSLVDISRSISLXGCATQMFFFVTFGITNCFLLTAMGYDXYVAICNPLRYTVIMNKRVCNQLVWRACSIGLIVAMTQVTPVFRLLFCATKVAHFCDIRPVMKLSCIDMTANEILTLIISVLVLVVPMGLLFISXILVISTILKIASAEGRKKAFATCASHLTVVIVHYGCASIAYPKPKSENTKDQDQLISVTYTVITSLLNPVVYTPRNKEVKDALLWAIGRKLS